CATCAACCTTCTTGACACCACCATCAGTAAACTCAGGGGAAACCCACTCAATAATATCTTGATAATAATCAAGCCAGCCCTCTTGAAACAAAGCCATCTTCGAGAATTTTTCTTTCGGGTCAAAAATCATCAATTTCGACCCAGGCTTATGTTTCTGCAAATAATGAGCAATCATCGAAGCCCGCTCATAAGGGCCAGGCGGGCAGCGAAACGGATTAGGCGGTGCCGCCATCACTACCGTTCCACCAGCTTTCATTTCTTTTAATTGCGTTTTTAAAATCTGCGTCTGAACGCCAGCTTTCCAGGCATGAGGCATAATCTTAGCAGCTTCCGCTGAATAGCCTTCAATAGCGTCATACTTAAAATCAATCCCAGGAGACAAAACAAGTTTGTCATAAGAGATCTTGTCACCTGTCTTCAGCGTCACTTGCTTTTTAGTCGTATCGACACCAGTTGCTAATTCAGAAATGACCTTGATACCAAGCTTTTTTAAGCCTTCATAATCATGAGTGATAGAATCCAATGTGCGGAACCCGCCAAGATAGAGGTTCGAGAAAAAACAGGTCGTATATTTAGCTTGGATCTCAATTAAAGTAACATCCAGTTGCGGCGCGCCTTTTTTAAGGTAATGAGCAACAGAAGCACCACCGGCACCACCGCCAATGATAACCACCTTCCCCTTGCCCTCAGCAATCGCAAAAGAAGAGTGAACGCCACTCGCAACAGCCGACACCCCAACAGAAGCCGCCAATTGCACAAACCGCCTACGATCAATCCTAGTCATGCCTTATCCTCCCAAAGCTAACAATCTTAATGTTATCTTTTGCTGCCAAAGTAATTGTGTCAATGCCAAAGACGAAAATTAATGAGCTATAAGCATAACTTATATGTCAGATCCTAAATAGACATTTCTTCAAAGGATTATAAAATTAGTAAAACTGTTACAAAAAAAGGAGATCATTTAAAACATTCATTGAAACAATTAAGGAAGTGAAGAAACAAAAAGCCCAGGCCTAATTCTTTTAATGAGCAAACTACGCCCCAACTCGTCTTTACCTAATTTCACTCATAAACTTTACGCTTGCATAGCATGCTATTTAGCAGCTCTATTACAAGAGATACCAAACAATGGTAAGTCTCTAACACTCAATAAAGAAAGAAGGTGCTTTGTGAAAGTTTTATATGTAGATGACGAACGCTCAGCCCTAAATTCATTTGCAGCCGATCATGCAAGAGACGGGATCAGCGTCGAGTGTTTCCAAGATGCAAGAGCACTCCCTGAATTGCTTGCATCCAAAAGTTCAAAAGACTTACCTGATGTAGTTGTCATGGATCTTTATATGACAAATGAGAAAACAAATAGCCCCGAAGCAATCAAAACAAATAGAGATGTTGATGAGTTAGTAGAACGGATCACAGAGGTTCGTACAGAGCTTGCTGAGCTGGTTAAGAAAGAAAAAACACCGGCTGCAATAGATGCTCTCAAAGAAATCCGTAACAATCCAAACACCAAACAAGTGCCTGTCATTTTAGTAACGAGAGAAGGCTTGGCACTTCTCGGAGATTCTCTCGTGCAACAATCCCTCGAAATGGGCGCAGAATGGATGATGAAAGGCCGGGCTCCTGAAACAGTTCGCGCTTTGATTAATCGCACATATACCCAATCTCTAGCATCACGGCGCAGACTGAAACGCGACGTAACCCTAACCCTCTTTGGCGCACTCCTCGGTGCCGTCTTAGGAACAATACTAGGAGCTCTGTTCTAGATAGGCCACTTTCAGAAACGTAGGCCAAACGATCGTCAAAGGTTGAACAGCAGCTCCTCGCAGTGTCATCGCTTCAGCTGTGCGGTTGCTAGTGGAAAACCTAAGACACCACAAGAAAAAATTTCACCACAACAAAGAAGGAGTTCAGCCCTTTTCGGGCTGAGGGACATGGCGAAGCCCGGCGCGTTGCGCCGCCCCGTCGGAGGGACCGCCGCTTTTAGCGGCGGAATAGCCCGTGAGACAATTAATGCCCGCCGTTTCCGTACTTCGTTTCATAATCAACAGCAAGACCATAAACAGGATCATCATTCTCCTTGTCTACAATCAGCATACCAGAGCGCTCAAGCAGCATCTGACAATCACGGCTCAAATGGCGCACATGAAGCTTCTTGCGATACCCATCATAACGCGCAGCCAATGCCTCAATCGCTTCAAGCGCTGAGTGATCCCAAAGCCGGGCTTCTTTAAAATCAATGATCACTTCATCAGGATCATTTTTCGGGTCAAAATATTCCTGAAATTCAGCAACAGATGAGAAGTACAACTGACCCGTGACATGATAGACCTTTGCGCCCGTATCCTTCATGCAATCACGAATGTGAACATGTTTCGCACTTTCCCAGGCAAACACAAGAGCTGAAACAATCACACCAACAATCACCGCAATCGCAAGGTCAGTAAACACAGTCACAAGTGAAACTAAGATCAGTACAAACGCATCAGTGTAAGGAATTTTAGGGAGCATCTTAAATGTGTCCCAGGCAAAGGTACCAATCACCACCATAAACATCACACCGACAAGAGCCGCCAGTGGAATAAGCTCGATCAAATCAGACGCAAACAGAATAAAGCAAAGCAAAAAGATCGCAGCTGCAATGCCTGAAATCCTTGTTCGGCCACCAGAGGTTACATTAATCATGGTCTGACCAATCATCGCACAGCCCCCCATGCCACCAAAGAAGCCACAAACCACATTCGATGCACCCTGCGCCAAACATTCTTTCGACGCACCACCGCGTTTCTCAAGCTTGTCGTTCACCAAGTTGAGTGTCAGCAAACTTTCAATCAAACCAATTGCCGCCAAAATCAGCGCATAAGGCAATATGATTTTAAATGTCTCAAACGTGAGGGGAACAGAAGGAATAGAAAACGGCGGTAACCCAGCGCCAATATCCGCCAAATCACCAACAGTGCGTGTATCAAGTTTAAAGAAAATAGCGAGCGCACTCACAAGACCAATAGCAACAAGCGGGGCTGGAATAGTTTGCGTCACCTTCGGCACCAGATAAATCAGCAACATTGTCAAAAACACAAGCCCCATCATGATAGTTAGCTGATCACCATTCATCCATTGCTGCACACCATTAGCATCAGCCACTTTAAATTGAGAGAGTTGAGCTAAGAAAATCACAATCGCCAAGCCGTTTACAAAGCCAAGCATAACAGGGCGCGGCACCATACGTATGAATTTACCGAGATGAAAAACACCGGCTATCAGTTGGAAAATCCCCATGAGCACAACTGTTGCAAACAAATATTGCACACCATGCGTCATCACCAACTCAACCATAACAACTGCCAGAGCACCTGTTGCACCGGAAATCATGCCAGGCCGACCACCATAAAGCGCCGTGATTAACCCAACAATAAAGGCAGCATAAAGTCCAACCAACGGCTCAACACCAGCAACAAAAGCAAAAGCAACGGCCTCTGGCACAAGGGCAAGAGCAACCGTTAAGCCACAAAGAATTTCAATTTGAAATCGTGAAATTGTTAAAGGTTCACCACCAAGATAACGTTTGGCCGCGTCAAGAAAAGAAGCCTGCGTGCTCAATTTTTTATTCCTAATTTTTGAAAATAAAAGTCCCAAAGAGCTTCGCTCTAACAGAACAAGATGAAATCTATAAGTCTCAATATTGACACACCAAAACAAATCTCAACAAATGCTTGAGTATGATCAAGGGCTCACATCGTCAGAATTAACAGTGAAGTGAAGCAAATTCAGGCGAACTCATAGCCTAATGAGAGACAAAACACAAGGTTACCACACTTCACATCATAAGCTCTTTGACTATATGACCAGATAAAATGAGTTAAGAGCGCTAAAAACAAACATTATGGCTTTATGCTGATAGCGCTATACCAGGCGGCGATATCGTTGATATCTTTGTCAGATAAAGTCTGCGCAATTGAATTCATAACAGCATGACTACGCACACCTTGGCGAAAATCTATAAGCTCCTTAATGACAAACCCTTCAACCGTCCCCTTAAACTCAGCTATTTTAACAGCCCTAAGCATACCCAACCTTCCGTGACAACGGGTACAAAGTTGCGCTTTTCCCCGTCCAGACCTAATAGAAAGCTTCCTCTGATCAGACTTTTCATGAAGTTTAGAAGGCAGCTCGTCCTTCTTTTGTGCATTTAAAGGAGAGGGAAAACCACCAGACAAAAAACTTAAAATCAGAAAAGATATGACAAAATAGCCAATGGGTAATGAGGTCTTCATAAGTCCCCTCCTAACTCTTAATTATGAGTAGATTCTCATAATTATCTCAGAAAAGAGACAAAACACCAAACGGTGTTAAACAAAACAACTCATAGACCCAGCAAATAAAAATTTTTTCTTATTATTTGTCATTAGACGCTTGATGGACTATCAGCCTTTTTATTGCGTCGTTCCTCTTTGTGGTTGGGAGCCAACAACTTTCCCCACCTTAACCGGGAAAGAACAAGTCTGATCTCCAACATTTTTACAAGGCTCAAAAATTGAAACCTCGCTTAATGTCCCATTCCCCCAAACAACCTGCACAGCAATACGCTCTGCTGTCCCCTTAGGTAAGCGAAGAGCAATATCTTCTAGTCCGCCTCCAGGCGGCAATGAAAATGGTAACTGCGGATTACATTTAACCAGCTTAAAACGCTTGTTTAGTTCAAGCGTGTTAATCGAATATCGGATCTCGTGCAGCTGGCAATGAAGCGTTTGCAAGGCTGTAAAATAGATCAACTGATGATTACCATAATTACGAAAAGACACCCAACCAGAGCTCTTATTGGCTTCAAGCATTTTCTGATAAAGTGAAAGCGGCGGTATTCGGCTTTTATAGCTATCATCAGCAAAGCTGGGCACAACACCACCTAGAATAAGTACCAAAACAATAACAACACGACTAACTAAAGATAAAAATTTAGCACTCATACAGGTCAAACGCCCCTCTGGAAAAATTACAAAAGAAACCAATCAATACGTAATTTATAGAGTTTTTGGCAAGCGAACCAGCAAAAATATTGCCTTAAAGAAAAGTGAGATTCTTAGCGCCCTCAAGACCTGACATATAAGAGCGTAGTGAATATTCAAATGCTTCATCAACAGATCCATTCAGACGAAAACTACCATCAATCTCCATTGTACAAAAACCATACATGAAACTGGCTAGAAACCGAGAGGCAGAAACCGCATGATCATCACCTGCGA
The sequence above is a segment of the Hyphomicrobiales bacterium 4NK60-0047b genome. Coding sequences within it:
- a CDS encoding SulP family inorganic anion transporter is translated as MSTQASFLDAAKRYLGGEPLTISRFQIEILCGLTVALALVPEAVAFAFVAGVEPLVGLYAAFIVGLITALYGGRPGMISGATGALAVVMVELVMTHGVQYLFATVVLMGIFQLIAGVFHLGKFIRMVPRPVMLGFVNGLAIVIFLAQLSQFKVADANGVQQWMNGDQLTIMMGLVFLTMLLIYLVPKVTQTIPAPLVAIGLVSALAIFFKLDTRTVGDLADIGAGLPPFSIPSVPLTFETFKIILPYALILAAIGLIESLLTLNLVNDKLEKRGGASKECLAQGASNVVCGFFGGMGGCAMIGQTMINVTSGGRTRISGIAAAIFLLCFILFASDLIELIPLAALVGVMFMVVIGTFAWDTFKMLPKIPYTDAFVLILVSLVTVFTDLAIAVIVGVIVSALVFAWESAKHVHIRDCMKDTGAKVYHVTGQLYFSSVAEFQEYFDPKNDPDEVIIDFKEARLWDHSALEAIEALAARYDGYRKKLHVRHLSRDCQMLLERSGMLIVDKENDDPVYGLAVDYETKYGNGGH
- a CDS encoding NAD(P)/FAD-dependent oxidoreductase, with the translated sequence MTRIDRRRFVQLAASVGVSAVASGVHSSFAIAEGKGKVVIIGGGAGGASVAHYLKKGAPQLDVTLIEIQAKYTTCFFSNLYLGGFRTLDSITHDYEGLKKLGIKVISELATGVDTTKKQVTLKTGDKISYDKLVLSPGIDFKYDAIEGYSAEAAKIMPHAWKAGVQTQILKTQLKEMKAGGTVVMAAPPNPFRCPPGPYERASMIAHYLQKHKPGSKLMIFDPKEKFSKMALFQEGWLDYYQDIIEWVSPEFTDGGVKKVDVSAMTVTTGDGEVTKADVANIIPAQKAGKIAHIAGCAKGDWCPINPKDFSSALQKDVYVIGDSSIAKTMPKSAFSANSQARVVANAIQAELVGKRLFPARYRNTCWSMISADNSVKVGANYTPGPDTLVTKDKFISKTGETDELRKKTFNESLSWYDSITNEMFVKS